From a single Fusobacterium ulcerans ATCC 49185 genomic region:
- a CDS encoding replication initiation protein translates to MKKNFNDYISLSEKEIDIKFNKVFSKKEKILFDFLLKDKEDILSNNILVPILKIKKLLLLGELENILKIFQKLSEKIIIYTVFKLELIEKKGAFSIISSYHIEKNYIKVIFTEEFRSIFQKNSYFQKNDFDILLFFQNDYAIALYNFLKFNISMNKSIEISINKLKSLLGLEESYDRFFDFEKMILRPAFQEISKVTKKNIEYTKIKNRDSSNSKIIGLLLEIKDINEEEKATLTNSIIEKIEKAISVADIKKDLWTKVFKSLDDKSYDYIIKNVNYSIAHYPKNGFKLFFEEAIDLNYAENRFKNKIIKFSETFKCIENIEKKYTSLAQLHSDLFKILANLKFNYLTLNPQFLKSLQSLKVRKELEYFDNDFIIFAEYNDNEISYISLFEN, encoded by the coding sequence TTGAAGAAAAATTTTAATGATTATATCAGTTTAAGTGAAAAGGAGATAGATATCAAATTTAATAAAGTTTTTTCAAAAAAAGAAAAAATTCTCTTTGATTTTCTATTAAAAGATAAAGAAGATATATTAAGTAATAATATTCTCGTTCCAATATTAAAAATAAAAAAACTTTTACTCTTGGGAGAATTGGAAAATATTCTTAAAATATTTCAAAAGCTCAGTGAAAAAATAATTATCTATACAGTTTTTAAGCTGGAATTAATTGAAAAAAAGGGAGCTTTCTCTATTATTTCTTCATATCATATAGAAAAAAATTATATCAAGGTAATTTTTACAGAAGAATTCAGATCAATTTTCCAAAAAAATTCTTACTTTCAAAAAAATGATTTTGATATACTGCTTTTTTTCCAAAATGATTATGCTATTGCTCTATATAATTTTCTTAAATTTAATATTTCTATGAATAAATCCATTGAGATTTCTATAAATAAATTGAAAAGTTTATTGGGATTGGAAGAATCCTATGATAGATTTTTTGACTTTGAAAAAATGATACTTAGACCAGCATTTCAAGAAATATCAAAAGTGACTAAAAAAAACATTGAATATACAAAAATTAAGAACAGAGATTCTTCTAACTCTAAAATTATAGGTTTGCTCCTTGAAATAAAAGATATTAATGAAGAGGAAAAGGCAACTCTTACTAACAGTATTATTGAAAAAATTGAAAAAGCAATTTCTGTTGCAGATATAAAAAAAGACCTTTGGACAAAAGTCTTCAAGTCTTTGGATGATAAAAGTTATGATTATATAATAAAAAATGTAAATTACAGTATAGCTCACTATCCTAAAAATGGCTTTAAACTCTTTTTTGAAGAGGCAATTGACTTAAACTATGCAGAAAATAGATTTAAAAATAAAATAATAAAATTTTCAGAAACATTTAAGTGTATAGAAAATATTGAAAAGAAATACACTTCTTTGGCTCAGCTTCACTCTGATTTATTTAAAATACTGGCAAATCTAAAATTTAATTATCTTACTTTAAATCCTCAATTTTTAAAATCTCTCCAGTCTTTAAAAGTGAGAAAAGAATTGGAATATTTCGATAATGATTTTATAATCTTTGCTGAATATAATGATAACGAGATAAGCTATATCTCTTTATTTGAAAATTAA
- a CDS encoding amidohydrolase/deacetylase family metallohydrolase: MKTVIKNGRLLDSKNNFHMTRADILIEDGIIKKIGENLNEEDSKVIDVKDSIVTPGFIDIHVHCFPKGTAISSLPDEIGVKRGVTSIIDAGTSGADTIDDFYENFIKKSKTRIFAYLNIAHQGLKTLSELSDMKNIDKEKIKESLEKYPETIVGLKARASGSVVKENGVNPIAEGKKIASEFEIPLVVHIGNAPPKVEEVLNLLGEGDVVTHCYNNKANGLIREGKVIPEAREAIKRGVLFDIGHGSESFSLDTAEEGIKEGFEADMISTDLYERNMITPVGSLENTINKMIYLGWSVEKCVEKVTYEPARAFKLKGLGELKEGYMGDLTIFDIVENGKLELKDSVNKVITAEKYIKTKYVFVKDELIKKEDI; the protein is encoded by the coding sequence TTGAAAACTGTTATAAAAAATGGAAGGCTTTTAGATAGTAAGAATAATTTTCATATGACAAGAGCAGACATATTAATAGAAGATGGAATAATAAAAAAGATTGGAGAAAATCTCAATGAAGAGGACAGCAAGGTAATTGATGTAAAAGATAGTATAGTTACCCCAGGATTTATTGATATACATGTTCATTGCTTTCCAAAAGGAACAGCAATAAGTTCTTTACCAGATGAAATAGGAGTGAAAAGAGGAGTAACTTCAATAATTGATGCTGGAACTTCTGGAGCAGATACAATAGATGATTTTTATGAAAACTTTATAAAAAAATCAAAAACAAGAATATTCGCTTATCTAAATATTGCTCATCAAGGATTAAAAACTTTGAGCGAACTTAGTGATATGAAAAATATAGATAAAGAAAAAATAAAAGAATCATTAGAAAAATATCCAGAAACAATAGTAGGCTTAAAAGCAAGAGCAAGTGGTTCAGTAGTAAAAGAAAATGGAGTAAATCCTATAGCTGAAGGGAAGAAAATAGCATCAGAATTTGAAATTCCATTGGTAGTACATATAGGTAATGCTCCTCCAAAAGTAGAAGAAGTATTGAATCTTTTAGGAGAAGGAGATGTGGTTACCCACTGCTACAATAATAAAGCAAATGGATTGATAAGAGAAGGAAAAGTTATTCCTGAAGCTAGAGAAGCAATAAAACGTGGAGTTCTTTTTGATATAGGACATGGTTCAGAAAGCTTCTCTCTGGATACAGCAGAAGAGGGAATAAAAGAAGGTTTTGAAGCTGATATGATAAGCACAGATCTCTATGAGAGAAATATGATTACACCAGTAGGAAGCTTAGAGAATACAATAAACAAAATGATATATCTTGGATGGTCAGTGGAAAAATGTGTAGAAAAAGTTACATATGAACCAGCAAGAGCGTTTAAATTAAAAGGACTTGGAGAACTTAAAGAGGGTTATATGGGAGATCTTACTATATTTGATATAGTGGAAAATGGGAAATTAGAATTAAAAGACAGTGTAAATAAAGTAATAACAGCAGAAAAATATATAAAGACAAAGTATGTTTTTGTAAAAGATGAATTAATTAAAAAGGAGGATATTTAG
- a CDS encoding SFCGS family glycine-rich protein, giving the protein MEKEIVVVIAHRLGKGQNVAKGVEAAGGKAIVVPGMAADMKLGDVMKENNATFGISFCGSGGAGAIMAQTKYGYKATSHLRSVEAGVTAIKQGYEVVGFGFLDTEELGRRLVEEYKRVNKM; this is encoded by the coding sequence ATGGAAAAAGAAATCGTAGTAGTAATAGCACACAGACTTGGGAAAGGTCAAAATGTAGCAAAGGGAGTAGAAGCAGCTGGAGGAAAGGCAATAGTTGTACCTGGTATGGCAGCAGATATGAAGCTCGGAGATGTAATGAAAGAAAATAATGCAACATTTGGAATTTCTTTTTGTGGAAGTGGAGGAGCTGGAGCAATAATGGCTCAAACAAAATATGGGTACAAAGCAACTTCTCATTTAAGATCAGTGGAAGCAGGAGTTACAGCTATTAAACAAGGATATGAAGTAGTAGGATTTGGATTTTTAGATACAGAAGAATTAGGAAGAAGATTAGTAGAAGAGTACAAAAGAGTAAATAAAATGTAA
- a CDS encoding DUF4312 family protein, with product MREAKLNSEIKTMKIKDSGKTKEEALGKIFTSFRRKVQTEITGVIVKLEPLETYLIDIEEEKKTERFLELFMPREKTIYHIEMEIEYEVKYIKL from the coding sequence ATGAGAGAGGCTAAATTAAATAGCGAAATAAAAACTATGAAAATAAAAGATTCAGGAAAAACAAAAGAGGAAGCTTTGGGGAAAATATTTACCTCTTTCAGAAGGAAAGTCCAAACTGAAATAACAGGAGTTATAGTAAAACTTGAACCTCTTGAAACATATCTTATAGATATAGAAGAGGAAAAGAAAACAGAAAGATTTTTGGAGCTTTTTATGCCAAGAGAAAAAACTATATATCACATAGAGATGGAAATAGAATATGAAGTAAAATATATAAAACTCTAA
- a CDS encoding DUF4311 domain-containing protein, producing MIFIVIKSLIIGFIGGAAIAAGAARMFHTPNSQSMGAFRTLGELNACQGDTMAHFSFGLGFLFNAAAAVVAAGALTQDVFHRVVPNFAAAALLSKNKKVEETLYDPLKMGIAGGFIGAIVVTFLNTVAFLIPAALSQIAKEILSPAAALMINPVMPIVFWLAALDAGKITGVWATVLGGMAHMIMGNAVPGIVLGILIGQTIDENGYNKSVKVMITIVVILFVVIAYFRGFFAKLGL from the coding sequence ATGATATTTATAGTCATCAAGTCATTAATAATCGGATTTATAGGAGGAGCAGCAATAGCAGCAGGGGCAGCTAGAATGTTTCACACTCCTAATTCACAATCAATGGGAGCGTTTCGTACACTGGGAGAGCTTAATGCATGTCAGGGAGATACAATGGCGCACTTCTCATTTGGTTTAGGTTTCTTATTTAATGCAGCAGCAGCAGTAGTTGCAGCAGGAGCACTTACTCAAGATGTTTTTCATAGAGTAGTTCCTAACTTTGCAGCAGCAGCACTATTATCTAAAAATAAAAAAGTTGAAGAAACTTTATATGATCCTTTGAAAATGGGAATAGCAGGAGGATTTATAGGAGCAATTGTAGTTACATTTTTAAATACAGTAGCTTTCCTTATTCCAGCAGCTCTTTCTCAAATAGCTAAAGAAATATTATCTCCAGCAGCAGCTTTAATGATTAATCCAGTAATGCCCATAGTGTTCTGGCTTGCAGCTTTAGATGCAGGTAAAATAACTGGAGTATGGGCAACAGTTCTAGGTGGAATGGCTCATATGATTATGGGAAATGCTGTTCCAGGAATAGTTTTAGGTATTCTTATAGGACAAACTATTGATGAAAATGGATATAATAAATCTGTAAAAGTAATGATTACAATAGTAGTTATTCTATTTGTTGTAATTGCTTACTTTAGAGGGTTTTTCGCTAAATTAGGACTATAG
- a CDS encoding DUF4310 family protein codes for MENKKNSFLLADMSFPILVGMACAAIFAGTHMYVVHKVGAFNEIFVVKMLDQGLNGGDYAAAAGFAAGFLIARVLEGPLVGLLDIGGALMTGVGVGLPALFLASGIESPVKSFPLALLVGGAIGVIIGFIIIAIRKAMPDGMSAGGTGIMMGAGNATGRFLGPLIILSAIQYNIPAGVGSFLGAALFYKFDRHIAGGAIIGAMLIGGLALLF; via the coding sequence ATGGAGAATAAAAAAAATAGTTTTTTATTAGCTGATATGTCATTTCCGATACTAGTAGGAATGGCATGTGCAGCAATATTTGCAGGAACTCATATGTATGTAGTGCATAAAGTTGGAGCTTTTAATGAAATATTCGTTGTAAAGATGTTGGATCAGGGACTTAATGGTGGAGATTATGCAGCAGCAGCAGGATTTGCAGCTGGATTCCTTATTGCCAGAGTATTGGAAGGACCATTGGTAGGATTGCTTGATATAGGTGGAGCTTTGATGACAGGAGTTGGAGTTGGACTGCCAGCATTGTTCTTAGCTTCTGGAATAGAAAGTCCTGTAAAAAGTTTCCCACTAGCTTTATTAGTAGGTGGAGCTATTGGAGTTATCATTGGATTTATTATAATTGCTATTAGAAAAGCTATGCCAGATGGAATGTCAGCTGGTGGTACAGGAATAATGATGGGAGCTGGAAATGCTACTGGAAGATTCCTTGGTCCTCTTATTATATTATCTGCTATTCAATATAATATTCCAGCAGGAGTAGGATCATTTTTAGGAGCAGCTCTTTTCTATAAATTTGACAGACACATAGCAGGAGGAGCAATAATAGGAGCTATGCTTATTGGAGGATTAGCTTTACTTTTCTAA
- a CDS encoding DgaE family pyridoxal phosphate-dependent ammonia lyase: MNIYEKIGLKRVINGSGKMTALGVSKISDTVAETMKEAGQNFVVIDDLIDRVGEMISKVTGGEDTCVTSSASAAIALSVAGLITGKSLTLIERLPDTTGLKNKVVLQKGHAVNYGAPITTMIRLGGGIPVEAGCSNEVKPEHVEEAIDENTIALLYVKSHHAVQKGMLSIEEMSEIAKKHSLPLIIDAAAEEDIHRYLKLGGDLVIYSGAKALCGPASGFVTGKKQYIDAIKMQYKGIGRAMKIGKVCMMGLVKAVEEYSKRDEKAVIDEQMRLAGLLMEELKDEPKVETSIVQDEAGREIYRVQIKLNEKLTDMSGKDFMKHLREGEAEIHVRKHYANLGIVNVDMRALTESDIKFIGARIKEILK; encoded by the coding sequence ATGAATATATATGAAAAAATAGGATTGAAAAGAGTTATCAATGGAAGTGGAAAGATGACAGCTTTGGGGGTATCTAAAATAAGCGATACTGTAGCTGAAACAATGAAGGAAGCAGGACAAAACTTTGTAGTCATAGATGACCTTATTGACAGAGTGGGAGAGATGATATCTAAAGTTACAGGAGGAGAAGATACTTGTGTTACATCTAGTGCTTCAGCAGCTATTGCTCTTTCAGTAGCAGGATTGATAACTGGAAAAAGCCTTACTCTTATAGAAAGACTTCCAGATACAACTGGATTGAAAAATAAGGTAGTTCTTCAAAAAGGACATGCTGTAAACTATGGAGCTCCAATCACTACAATGATAAGATTAGGTGGAGGAATACCAGTAGAAGCAGGGTGCAGCAATGAAGTAAAGCCTGAACATGTGGAAGAGGCAATAGATGAAAATACAATAGCTCTTCTATATGTAAAATCACACCATGCAGTACAAAAAGGAATGCTTTCTATAGAAGAGATGTCAGAGATAGCTAAAAAACATTCCCTTCCTTTGATAATAGACGCAGCAGCTGAAGAGGATATACATAGATATCTTAAATTAGGTGGAGATCTGGTAATTTATTCTGGAGCAAAGGCATTATGTGGACCAGCTTCTGGATTTGTTACTGGAAAAAAACAATATATAGATGCAATAAAAATGCAGTATAAAGGTATTGGAAGAGCCATGAAAATAGGGAAAGTATGTATGATGGGTCTGGTAAAAGCTGTAGAAGAATATTCAAAAAGAGATGAAAAAGCAGTTATAGATGAGCAGATGAGATTGGCAGGACTTTTAATGGAAGAATTAAAAGATGAACCAAAAGTAGAAACATCTATAGTACAAGATGAAGCTGGAAGAGAGATATACAGAGTACAGATAAAATTAAATGAAAAACTTACTGATATGTCAGGAAAAGATTTCATGAAACATTTAAGAGAAGGAGAAGCAGAAATTCATGTGAGAAAGCATTATGCTAATCTTGGAATAGTAAATGTTGATATGAGAGCTCTGACAGAAAGTGACATTAAATTTATAGGTGCAAGGATAAAAGAGATTTTAAAATAA
- the dagF gene encoding 2-dehydro-3-deoxy-phosphogluconate aldolase codes for MQTKIKFYKDRVAVNFLAKDKKNGADVFNAIDGYTAVGVLSKQFDTVEEGIEYVKDYMKDVPVVSVGLGAGDPAQFQKAALIAAATDPGHVNQVFTGAAYAAGALKAMKAENTAVNVLMSPTGIVGKVKISTGELSSKEEPAIVDVDTAMAMVLDMRAQGIKYFPMGGLKSKDELKAVAEACARHGVPMMEPSGGVDLSNFKEITKICLDAGVEKVMPHIYGAVIDKESGNTKIEDVKAVYQMVKELLD; via the coding sequence ATGCAGACAAAAATCAAATTTTATAAAGATAGAGTAGCAGTAAACTTTTTAGCTAAAGATAAGAAAAATGGAGCAGATGTATTCAATGCTATTGATGGATATACAGCTGTTGGAGTATTATCAAAACAATTTGATACAGTAGAAGAGGGAATTGAATATGTAAAAGATTACATGAAAGATGTACCAGTTGTATCAGTAGGACTTGGAGCAGGGGACCCAGCTCAATTCCAGAAAGCAGCTTTAATAGCAGCAGCAACTGATCCAGGACATGTAAATCAAGTATTTACAGGGGCAGCATATGCAGCTGGAGCATTAAAAGCAATGAAAGCAGAGAATACAGCAGTAAATGTATTGATGAGCCCAACAGGAATAGTAGGAAAAGTAAAAATTTCAACTGGAGAGTTAAGTTCAAAGGAAGAGCCTGCAATAGTTGATGTAGATACAGCAATGGCAATGGTATTAGATATGAGAGCTCAGGGAATAAAATATTTTCCAATGGGAGGTCTAAAATCAAAAGATGAGCTAAAAGCAGTAGCAGAAGCATGTGCAAGACATGGAGTACCAATGATGGAGCCATCAGGTGGAGTAGATTTAAGCAACTTCAAAGAGATTACTAAAATATGTCTGGATGCAGGAGTAGAAAAAGTTATGCCTCATATCTATGGAGCAGTGATAGATAAAGAGAGCGGAAATACAAAAATTGAAGATGTAAAAGCAGTATATCAAATGGTTAAGGAACTTCTTGATTAA
- a CDS encoding HAD family hydrolase, whose translation MKEIKLVIFDMDGLLLDTERLSNIAWTEAGKNMGIDITYDILRRIKGGNIKNAESVLMSFLDEEKCEKLFREKKRIQVRVVEEEGIRLKKGVLELLTFLKEKEIKTAVATSTGKELATKELQDTGIYKYFDGFVFGDEVKNGKPNPEIFLAACKKFDVAPENAVVLEDSVLGLKAAVSGGIKCIVVEDTVQLTEEENRLPYRKYESLLEVRDFFKEVI comes from the coding sequence ATGAAAGAGATAAAGCTGGTAATCTTTGATATGGATGGACTGCTTTTAGATACAGAAAGACTTTCTAATATTGCCTGGACAGAAGCAGGAAAAAATATGGGAATAGATATCACCTATGATATTTTGAGAAGAATAAAGGGTGGTAATATAAAGAATGCAGAAAGTGTTTTAATGAGTTTTTTAGATGAAGAAAAATGTGAAAAACTTTTTAGAGAGAAAAAAAGAATACAAGTAAGAGTTGTAGAAGAAGAAGGGATAAGGTTAAAAAAGGGAGTATTAGAATTATTGACTTTTTTAAAGGAAAAAGAAATAAAAACAGCAGTGGCAACCTCTACAGGAAAAGAGCTGGCAACAAAGGAGCTACAGGATACAGGTATATATAAATATTTTGATGGATTTGTTTTTGGGGACGAAGTGAAGAATGGGAAACCAAATCCTGAGATATTTTTAGCAGCTTGTAAAAAATTTGATGTTGCTCCAGAAAATGCAGTTGTTCTTGAGGATTCTGTGTTAGGATTGAAAGCGGCTGTTTCAGGAGGAATAAAATGTATAGTGGTAGAAGATACTGTACAGCTTACTGAAGAGGAAAACAGACTGCCATATAGGAAGTATGAAAGTCTGTTGGAAGTGAGAGATTTCTTTAAAGAAGTAATATAA
- a CDS encoding sigma-54 interaction domain-containing protein: MIKKNKFFNVDQDFIKILESSYDGIYITDGEANTLYLNEAYEKMTGINREELVGKNMKDLVKNKLYDSSGSLLVLQTKDKVSLRQKVVKSNKEILITSTPVFHGEEIIYIVTNVRDISDLSSLQKRLKKVETLNKEYEEALKTMKNQMYGIINNDDVRSDIMLRLVEKILKLAKIDVPLMLGGETGVGKTYFAKYIHMNSQRKDREFISLNCGAVPKNLIETELFGYVQGAYTGASNKGKVGVFELANGSTIFLDEIAEFDLEMQVKLLKVLEEGEIRRVGSDKNIKVDFRLITASNKDLKQMVKEGKFREDLYYRISAFPIIIPPLRERKEDVLQMVLYFLGIFNEKYNMNKYFSYSALEELKSYSWPGNIRELKNVVEQSLILSNENEIKFIIWNEREDKKSYINQENEKEDVYIENIERLVIEGGYSLKEVTEKIQRDLIKKMLKKEKKQKIVAKILKVDEATISRKIKDA; the protein is encoded by the coding sequence ATGATAAAAAAGAATAAATTTTTCAATGTAGACCAGGATTTTATTAAAATCTTGGAGTCTTCATATGATGGAATTTATATAACAGATGGGGAAGCAAATACTTTATATTTAAATGAAGCATATGAAAAAATGACAGGAATAAATAGAGAAGAACTTGTTGGAAAGAACATGAAAGATTTAGTTAAAAATAAATTATATGATTCATCAGGTTCCTTACTTGTACTGCAAACAAAAGATAAGGTTTCATTAAGACAAAAAGTTGTAAAGAGCAACAAGGAGATACTAATAACAAGTACTCCTGTATTTCATGGAGAAGAGATAATTTATATAGTGACTAATGTAAGAGATATCAGTGATCTTTCTAGTTTACAAAAAAGATTAAAAAAAGTAGAAACATTAAATAAAGAGTATGAAGAAGCATTAAAGACTATGAAAAACCAGATGTATGGAATTATAAATAATGATGATGTAAGAAGTGATATAATGCTTCGCCTTGTTGAAAAAATTTTGAAATTGGCAAAGATAGATGTACCATTAATGCTTGGTGGGGAAACAGGAGTAGGAAAAACATATTTTGCTAAATATATACATATGAACAGCCAAAGAAAAGATAGAGAATTTATCTCTTTAAATTGTGGAGCAGTTCCCAAAAATCTTATAGAAACAGAGCTTTTTGGATATGTACAAGGTGCTTATACTGGAGCTTCAAATAAAGGAAAAGTAGGTGTTTTTGAATTGGCTAATGGTTCAACTATATTCTTGGATGAAATAGCTGAATTTGATTTAGAAATGCAGGTAAAACTTTTAAAAGTTTTAGAAGAGGGAGAAATAAGAAGGGTAGGGTCAGATAAAAATATAAAAGTAGATTTTCGATTAATAACAGCAAGTAATAAGGATTTAAAACAAATGGTAAAAGAAGGAAAATTCAGAGAAGATTTATATTATCGAATATCAGCTTTTCCAATAATTATTCCACCATTAAGGGAAAGAAAAGAAGATGTTTTACAAATGGTATTATATTTTTTAGGAATATTTAATGAAAAATATAATATGAATAAATATTTCTCATATTCAGCTTTAGAGGAGTTGAAATCTTATTCATGGCCTGGAAATATAAGAGAATTAAAAAATGTAGTTGAACAGAGTTTAATTTTATCAAATGAAAATGAAATTAAATTTATTATATGGAATGAAAGAGAGGATAAAAAATCATATATAAACCAAGAGAACGAAAAGGAAGATGTATATATTGAAAATATAGAAAGACTGGTAATTGAAGGGGGATATTCCTTAAAAGAAGTAACAGAAAAAATTCAGAGAGATTTGATAAAAAAAATGTTGAAAAAAGAGAAAAAACAAAAAATAGTTGCTAAAATATTAAAAGTAGATGAAGCAACAATATCTAGAAAGATAAAAGATGCATAA
- a CDS encoding 4-hydroxyphenylacetate 3-hydroxylase family protein — protein sequence MALKSVEEYIESLRKLNMEVYMFGKKVENPVDDPIIRPSLNSVAMTYELAQKEEYSELMTAKSTLTGEMINRFCHIHHSTDDLIKKVKMQRLMGQKTGACFQRCVGMDAMNAVYSTTFDMDKELGTDYHERFLKFLEYVQKEDLVVDGAMTDPKGDRNLSPSQQSDPDLYLRIIEKREDGIVVRGAKAHQTGIVNSHEVLVMPTCTMRKEDKDYAVAFSIPVDTQGIKMIYGRQSCDTRKLEAGTLDRGNPKFGGHEALVIFDDVFVPNDRIFMCEEYEFSGLLVERFAGFHRQSYGGCKVGVGDVLIGATALAADYNGIPKATHIKDKIIEMLHLNETLYCAGIACSCEGHSTASGSYEIDMLLANVCKQNVTRFPYEIARLAEDIAGGLLVTMPSEEDFKDEVLGKYLDKYLRGKNEVPTLDRMKVLRLIENITLGTAAVGYRTESMHGAGSPQAQRIMISRQSNLENKKQLAKDILDIK from the coding sequence ATGGCATTAAAAAGTGTTGAAGAGTATATTGAAAGTTTAAGAAAATTAAATATGGAAGTATATATGTTTGGAAAAAAAGTGGAAAATCCTGTAGATGATCCAATTATCAGACCATCATTAAATTCAGTAGCAATGACTTATGAATTAGCTCAAAAAGAAGAGTATAGTGAACTTATGACAGCAAAATCTACTCTTACAGGTGAGATGATAAATAGATTCTGTCATATTCATCACAGTACAGATGATCTTATAAAAAAAGTAAAGATGCAAAGATTGATGGGGCAAAAAACAGGAGCCTGCTTTCAAAGATGCGTTGGAATGGATGCAATGAATGCTGTATATAGTACTACATTCGATATGGATAAAGAATTAGGAACTGATTATCATGAAAGATTTTTAAAATTTTTAGAGTATGTTCAAAAAGAAGATTTGGTAGTAGATGGAGCAATGACTGATCCTAAAGGGGATAGAAATCTTTCACCATCTCAACAAAGCGATCCAGATTTATATCTTCGTATTATAGAAAAGAGAGAAGATGGAATTGTAGTAAGAGGAGCTAAAGCACATCAAACAGGAATAGTAAATTCCCATGAAGTTTTAGTTATGCCAACATGTACAATGAGAAAAGAAGATAAAGATTATGCAGTAGCTTTTTCAATTCCAGTAGATACACAAGGAATAAAAATGATTTATGGAAGACAATCTTGTGACACAAGAAAATTAGAAGCAGGAACATTAGATAGAGGAAATCCAAAATTTGGTGGTCATGAAGCTTTAGTAATATTTGATGACGTTTTTGTTCCAAATGACAGAATATTTATGTGCGAAGAATATGAATTTTCAGGATTGTTGGTAGAAAGATTTGCTGGTTTTCATAGACAAAGTTATGGAGGATGTAAAGTAGGAGTAGGAGATGTGTTGATAGGAGCTACTGCATTAGCAGCAGATTATAATGGAATTCCTAAAGCAACACATATCAAAGATAAAATAATAGAAATGCTTCACTTAAATGAAACTCTATATTGTGCAGGAATAGCTTGTTCTTGTGAGGGGCATTCTACAGCATCAGGATCATATGAAATAGATATGCTTTTAGCAAATGTATGCAAACAGAATGTAACAAGATTTCCATATGAAATAGCAAGACTTGCAGAAGATATAGCAGGAGGACTTTTAGTAACAATGCCTTCTGAAGAGGATTTCAAAGATGAAGTTTTAGGAAAATATCTAGATAAATATTTAAGAGGAAAAAATGAAGTTCCAACTCTTGATAGAATGAAAGTTTTAAGACTTATAGAAAATATAACTCTAGGAACAGCAGCAGTAGGATATAGAACAGAATCTATGCATGGAGCTGGATCACCTCAGGCACAAAGAATTATGATAAGCAGACAATCAAATCTTGAAAATAAAAAGCAGCTTGCTAAGGATATACTTGATATAAAATAG
- a CDS encoding NifU family protein — protein MKKEKIQMIIDTEITPYLETHNGGVEILEFDEKINKLSLRLSGKCCTCSSALDTIENLIKKKIYSYFSDIDIVVETGVSNELLEIAKKYLRENKNELGK, from the coding sequence ATGAAAAAAGAGAAAATTCAAATGATTATAGATACAGAAATAACTCCATACTTAGAAACTCATAATGGAGGAGTAGAAATTCTGGAATTTGATGAAAAAATAAATAAACTTTCATTAAGGCTCAGTGGAAAATGTTGTACATGTTCAAGTGCTTTGGACACAATAGAAAACTTAATAAAGAAAAAAATATATTCTTACTTCTCAGATATAGATATAGTTGTTGAAACAGGGGTATCTAATGAATTGCTGGAAATAGCCAAGAAGTATTTGAGGGAGAATAAAAATGAATTGGGAAAATAG